One part of the Solanum dulcamara chromosome 8, daSolDulc1.2, whole genome shotgun sequence genome encodes these proteins:
- the LOC129899199 gene encoding transcriptional corepressor LEUNIG_HOMOLOG-like, producing the protein MAQSNWEADKMLDVYIHDYLLKRKLHNSAKAFMTEGKVATDPVAIDAPGGFLFEWWSVFWDIFIARTNEKHSEAAAAYIETQQMKAREHQQQLQMQQLQLMQQRNAQLQRRDQNPSLGGPISAINSEGMMGQPSASVLAMKMYEEQMKHPHSLDSETSSPLIDPNRMALLKTASNHQRQLVQGNSGSMSAALQQMQGRPQMTADIKTEVNLSGTQKSLPMDPSSIYGQAILQSKSGLGGAGLNQGVTGLPLKGWPLTGIDHLRPSIGLQVQKPNIQNQNQYLLASQQQQALAQAQAQGNLNSPYYGYGGLPRGNFNAKDGQPPRNDGSICSPVQSNSPKMKMAQIPQSSSQQQDQLQQQQQQQQQQQLPQNGRKRKQHSSSGPANSTGTGNTVGPSPSSPASTHTPGDGMTSASSLQHVGSVSKSMMMYGGDGTGGIASSTNQLDDLETFGDIGSLEDNVDSFLSHDGGDGNIYGTLKQTITEHKPESSKGFSFGEVGCIRTRNKVTCCHFSSDGKLLASAGHDKKAVLWNMDTLQTETTPEEHQYLITDVRFRPNSTQLATASFDKSVRLWDAANTNYCLNSYTGHPSHVMSLDFHPKKNDLFCFCDSNNEIRYWNISPFSCTRVSKQGGSAQVRFQPITGQLLAAASDKAVSIFDVENDRQLQSFQGHSGVVNYLCWDLNGDLLASVSEESVKVWSLNTGDCIHELSANGNQFHSCVFHPSYSALLVIGGMRSLELWNMVENKSMTIPAHENIIAALAQSPVTGMVASASHDSSVKLWK; encoded by the exons ATGGCGCAGAGTAATTGGGAAGCAGATAAGAT GCTTGATGTTTACATTCATGACTATTTGTTGAAAAGAAAGCTGCATAATTCTGCAAAAGCTTTCATGACAGAAGGGAAGGTTGCTACAGATCccgtag CCATTGATGCACCTGGAGGGTTTCTTTTTGAATGGTGGTCCGTGTTTTGGGACATTTTCATTGCACGGACAAATGAAAAACATTCTGAAGCTGCAGCAGCGTACATAGAG ACACAGCAGATGAAAGCAAGGGAGCATCAACAACAGCTACAGATGCAGCAGTTGCAACTCATGCAACAACGAAATGCCCAGTTACAGCGAAGGGATCAAAATCCCTCCCTTGGTGGTCCTATAAGTGCTATAAACTCTGAAGGCATGATGGGGCAACCATCTGCTAGTGTTTTGGCCATGAAAATGTACGAGGAACAAATGAAGCACCCACATTCCTTGGACTCAGAGACATCTTCACCTCTTATCGATCCCAATAGGATGGCGCTTCTCAAGACTGCATCTAATCATCAACG CCAGTTGGTACAAGGTAATTCGGGGAGCATGTCTGCAGCATTGCAGCAAATGCAAGGGCGCCCTCAGATGACAGCG GATATTAAAACGGAAGTGAACTTGAGTGGTACTCAGAAATCTTTGCCCATGGATCCTTCATCAATTTATGGGCAAGCTATTCTACAGTCAAAATCAGGACTTGGTGGTGCAG GCTTGAATCAAGGTGTTACTGGTTTACCATTGAAGGGCTGGCCGTTAACC GGAATTGACCATTTGAGGCCAAGTATTGGTTTGCAAGTACAGAAGCCCAATATACAGAACCAAAATCAATATCTTTTGGCATCACAACAACAGCAGGCTCTTGCACAGGCTCAAGCACAAGGTAACCTGAATTCCCCTTACTATGGATATGGTGGATTACCAAGAGGTAACTTCAATGCAAAAGACGGTCAGCCACCGAGAAATGATGGATCCATATGCTCTCCAGTACAATCAAATTCACCAAAG ATGAAAATGGCCCAAATTCCACAATCCTCCTCTCAACAACAGGACCAGttgcagcagcagcagcagcaacagcaacagcagcaATTGCCACAG AACGGCAGAAAAAGGAAGCAACATTCATCATCTGGACCTGCCAATAGTACTGGCACCGGAAATACCGTTGGCCCTTCACCAAGCTCACCAGCATCAACTCATACACCTGGTGATGGGATGACTAGTGCCAGTAGTCTGCAGCATGTTGGCAGTGTGTCAAAAAGTATGATGATGTACGGAGGAGATGGAACTGGTGGTATAGCGTCCTCTACAAATCAGCTG GATGACTTGGAGACGTTTGGAGACATTGGTTCCCTGGAAGATAACGTGGATTCATTTTTGTCACATGATGGGGGAGATGGAAATATCTATGGAACACTGAAACAAACGATTACTGAACACAAACCTGAGTCTTCCAAAG GATTCTCCTTTGGTGAAGTTGGTTGTATACGCACAAGGAATAAAGTCACTTGCTGCCATTTCTCATCAGATGGAAAGCTGCTCGCTAGTGCCGGACATGACAAGAAG GCTGTTCTGTGGAACATGGATACCTTACAAACGGAGACCACCCCAGAAGAACATCAATACTTGATTACAGATGTCCGGTTCAGGCCTAATTCAACTCAGCTTGCAACTGCTTCATTTGACAAGTCTGTGAGACTGTGGGATGCTGCTAAT acTAACTACTGTTTGAATTCATACACCGGGCATCCTTCTCATGTTATGTCGCTGGATTTCCATCCGAAAAAGAATGATCTATTTTGTTTCTGCGATAGCAACAATGAGATTCGGTACTGGAATATTAGTCCATTCTCATGTACTCGAGTGTCAAAG CAAGGAGGCAGTGCACAAGTGAGATTCCAGCCCATAACTGGTCAGCTGCTGGCAGCCGCGTCAGATAAGGCGGTATCAATCTTTGATGTCGAAAATGACAGGCAACTGCAGTCTTTCCAG GGACACTCTGGAGTGGTGAACTACCTTTGTTGGGATCTCAATGGTGATCTACTGGCATCAGTAAGTGAGGAGTCTGTCAAAGTTTGGTCACTGAACACTGGTGATTGCATCCATGAACTAAGTGCCAATGGAAATCAGTTCCACTCTTGTGTATTTCATCCTAGCTATTCAGCTCTATTGGTGATTGGAGGAATGAGG